The following coding sequences lie in one Flavobacterium sediminis genomic window:
- the lipB gene encoding lipoyl(octanoyl) transferase LipB — protein sequence MVGTQNRTILLQDLGTKDYKETWDFQEEVFARVVAQKKLKRDNPEMDTDNYFFFVEHPHVYTLGKSGDVSNLLLSEKQLEEKGATFYKINRGGDITYHGPGQIVGYPILDLENFFTDIHKYLRLLEETMIMVLADYGLKGMRSEGETGVWLDVGTPFARKICAMGVRASRWVTMHGFALNVNADLGYFDNIIPCGIRGKGVTSLHVELGREVDEDEVRQKIVKYFAELFEAKLIW from the coding sequence ATGGTCGGAACACAAAACAGAACGATCCTTTTACAGGATTTGGGTACGAAAGATTACAAAGAAACTTGGGATTTTCAGGAAGAAGTCTTTGCGAGAGTAGTAGCGCAAAAAAAATTAAAACGTGACAATCCTGAAATGGATACGGATAATTATTTTTTCTTTGTAGAACACCCACATGTTTATACTTTAGGTAAAAGCGGAGATGTGTCTAACTTGTTACTTTCTGAAAAGCAGCTTGAAGAGAAAGGAGCTACTTTTTATAAAATCAATAGAGGAGGAGATATTACATATCATGGACCGGGACAAATTGTGGGGTATCCTATTTTAGATTTAGAGAACTTTTTTACTGATATACATAAATATTTGAGGCTTTTAGAGGAAACTATGATTATGGTTTTGGCAGATTATGGTTTGAAAGGGATGCGTAGCGAGGGGGAAACCGGAGTTTGGTTAGATGTAGGAACGCCATTTGCTCGAAAAATTTGTGCTATGGGGGTTCGTGCCAGTCGTTGGGTAACCATGCATGGTTTTGCTCTTAATGTGAATGCAGATCTGGGATATTTTGATAATATCATTCCTTGCGGGATAAGAGGAAAAGGAGTTACCTCGCTTCATGTGGAATTGGGTAGAGAAGTTGATGAAGATGAAGTGCGTCAAAAAATAGTCAAATATTTTGCGGAACTTTTTGAGGCTAAATTAATTTGGTAG
- a CDS encoding SusD/RagB family nutrient-binding outer membrane lipoprotein — MRKIKYLFAGFLALSMLSCDDYLDINDDPNNIHQEDIRPDMQLPGAMVMTYRVQARSMNILGNIFMQNWYADVNNYTGVNTSDEYTLDISNNFYDDIWDGLYVGVNNFQQVINYDSQDYDNHKAVALIMKSFYMQYIVDLYGDAPYSQAFLGQELLTPAYDNDADIYRALIDNINAGIDLFYTADSNDAVLGSEDVLFQGAINKWIEFANTLKMRILLRQSELTDATTQAYIQDEFDVIATSGVFLSTDAFINPGYSDATDANMNPYNNLFYNSSGSAQTYYNYTRASAYIADFLNGDINGVTDPRGSVLYELVGSSSDIVGAVQGDFNGPSELSHIVPVMPDADSDGILMSYAESRFLLAEAYDKGYLSGDAEMAFYEGVQASFSLYGAGGFSTYYSQIDAIAGLGWNGGNHMEAIMTQKWLATNSVNPIEAYIDMTRTGYPNIPLATTALYSNRPYRLQYPLSEYVANSANVPVIPQAQLFQVGPFWKN, encoded by the coding sequence ATGAGAAAGATAAAGTATTTATTTGCAGGATTTTTGGCGTTGTCCATGTTATCTTGTGATGATTACCTTGATATTAACGATGATCCTAATAATATTCATCAAGAGGATATTCGTCCGGATATGCAATTGCCAGGTGCAATGGTTATGACTTACCGAGTTCAGGCTAGATCAATGAATATATTAGGTAATATTTTTATGCAAAACTGGTATGCTGATGTTAACAACTATACAGGTGTTAATACCAGTGATGAGTATACTTTAGATATTAGTAATAATTTCTATGATGATATCTGGGATGGATTATATGTTGGAGTTAATAATTTTCAACAAGTAATTAATTACGATAGCCAAGATTATGACAATCATAAAGCAGTAGCTTTAATCATGAAATCTTTCTATATGCAATATATAGTGGATTTATATGGTGATGCTCCCTATTCTCAAGCTTTCTTGGGTCAAGAATTATTGACTCCGGCTTATGATAATGATGCTGATATCTACAGAGCTTTGATTGATAATATTAATGCTGGTATTGATTTATTTTATACAGCAGATTCTAATGATGCTGTTTTAGGTTCTGAAGATGTTCTTTTTCAAGGTGCTATCAATAAATGGATTGAGTTTGCAAACACTCTAAAAATGAGAATTTTATTGCGTCAGTCTGAATTAACTGATGCTACAACTCAAGCTTACATTCAAGATGAGTTTGATGTTATCGCTACATCTGGAGTATTCTTGTCAACAGACGCATTTATTAATCCGGGGTATAGTGATGCTACTGATGCTAATATGAACCCTTACAATAATTTATTCTATAATTCATCAGGGTCTGCTCAAACGTATTATAATTATACGAGAGCAAGTGCTTATATCGCTGATTTCTTGAACGGAGATATTAATGGTGTAACTGATCCAAGAGGTTCTGTGTTATATGAATTAGTGGGGTCAAGTAGTGATATTGTTGGAGCAGTTCAAGGAGACTTCAATGGTCCTTCTGAGTTGTCTCACATCGTTCCGGTTATGCCTGATGCTGATTCAGATGGTATCTTAATGTCTTATGCAGAATCTAGATTCTTATTAGCAGAAGCTTACGATAAAGGTTATTTATCAGGTGATGCTGAAATGGCTTTTTATGAAGGAGTTCAAGCTTCATTCAGTTTATACGGAGCAGGTGGATTCTCAACGTATTACTCTCAAATTGATGCAATTGCAGGTTTAGGATGGAATGGTGGAAACCACATGGAAGCTATCATGACTCAAAAATGGTTAGCAACAAATAGTGTTAATCCAATTGAAGCTTATATTGATATGACTAGAACAGGATATCCGAATATCCCTCTAGCTACAACTGCTTTATATTCTAACAGACCTTACAGATTGCAATATCCTCTTTCAGAGTATGTAGCTAATTCTGCGAATGTGCCTGTTATTCCTCAAGCTCAATTGTTCCAAGTTGGACCATTCTGGAAAAATTAA
- a CDS encoding ribonuclease HII, with protein MLSKCYKQKVLECGTDEAGRGCLAGPVTAAAIILNPDFENNILNDSKQLSEKKRFQLRPDIENQALTFAVTHIYNEEIDEINILNASMKAMQECILKLSQKPEHLIVDGNRPIFRKLEIQNTYGKIFTREEIEYLKDIPNQSIIKGDGKYLSIAAASVLAKTYRDEFMDKIHEEYPMYNWKKNKGYPTKEHREAIAQYGPSPYHRKSFRLLPEQLELPL; from the coding sequence ATGTTAAGCAAATGTTATAAACAAAAGGTTTTAGAATGCGGTACTGACGAAGCCGGAAGAGGATGTTTGGCCGGACCCGTAACAGCTGCTGCCATTATACTGAACCCTGATTTTGAAAACAATATATTAAACGACTCCAAACAGCTTTCCGAAAAAAAAAGATTTCAATTAAGACCTGATATAGAAAATCAAGCTCTGACTTTTGCAGTTACTCATATATATAATGAAGAAATTGACGAGATCAATATTCTGAATGCTTCCATGAAAGCAATGCAAGAATGTATTCTAAAACTCTCACAAAAACCGGAACACCTTATTGTAGACGGCAATCGCCCTATTTTCCGAAAACTGGAAATTCAAAACACTTATGGAAAAATCTTTACCCGAGAAGAAATTGAATATCTAAAAGACATTCCTAATCAAAGTATTATAAAAGGAGACGGTAAATACTTAAGTATCGCTGCCGCTTCAGTTCTTGCTAAAACGTACAGAGATGAATTCATGGATAAAATCCATGAAGAATACCCTATGTATAACTGGAAAAAGAACAAAGGCTACCCCACAAAAGAACACCGGGAAGCTATCGCTCAATATGGCCCCAGCCCTTACCACCGAAAAAGCTTTCGCTTATTACCCGAGCAACTGGAACTTCCTTTATAA
- a CDS encoding putative porin, giving the protein MQLDQRSENQVQTHSDTTKPFKSRLTDKGTKPPIDLYKIYDLHNDTTYVDTTLSIQKEYRYNLLRKDIFGLLPFANEGHTYNTLDFNRVEKGTFPNFGFSAKHFNYMEVEDIKYYSVPTPLTDLYYKTVMEQGQTLDAFLTVNTKPNLNFSIAYKGLRSNGKYINNISSSGNFRLTTSYFTKDKRYILNAHFAGQDISNQENGGVIDVSLFESSEDPYTERDRLDVYFYDATSLLKGNRFFIDHSFKLNKTNPNSLIIKHQFNQEYKFFEFTQSTVSERLGDSYTNEINDKTRYNHLYNKLGVGFTTEKYGDFIGFVDYNTYNYYYNSVVYDANENILVPNSLNDKIASFGGNYTYFLNGIKLNLLFSNSITDQSISNIEASARYNLNEDYSFYFKYQKQNSLPNLNYTLFQSDYVDYNWYNNFKNEKRNHFEFEAQTKWLNLDVNYTILNDYLYFDNITNDIATLTVKPFQYGNTINYLSVKASKEIKFWKLALDNTVLYQNVSQTDAIINVPEIVTRQSLYFSGHAFKKAMFIQTGFVFNYFTEYYQNDYNPLIGEFYIQHEKKIGNFPLVDFFINAKVRQTRIFLKAEHFNSAWTGYNYFSAPNYPYRDFLVRFGLVWNFFK; this is encoded by the coding sequence TTGCAGTTAGACCAGCGTTCAGAAAATCAGGTTCAGACTCATTCTGATACTACTAAGCCGTTCAAGTCAAGATTGACAGATAAAGGAACTAAACCTCCGATCGATTTATACAAAATTTATGATCTGCATAATGATACAACTTATGTAGATACAACTTTAAGCATACAAAAAGAATATCGATACAATTTACTTCGAAAAGATATATTCGGACTTTTGCCATTTGCTAATGAAGGACATACTTATAATACTTTAGATTTTAATCGTGTTGAGAAAGGTACTTTTCCTAATTTCGGATTCAGTGCTAAACATTTCAATTATATGGAAGTGGAGGATATAAAGTATTATTCTGTTCCGACTCCTCTAACGGATCTTTATTATAAAACAGTTATGGAACAGGGCCAAACCCTAGATGCCTTTTTGACTGTAAATACGAAACCTAATCTGAATTTCTCCATTGCTTATAAAGGTTTGCGTTCTAACGGTAAATACATAAATAATATTAGTAGTTCCGGTAATTTCCGTTTAACAACCAGTTATTTTACAAAAGATAAACGCTATATTTTAAATGCTCATTTTGCAGGGCAAGATATTTCCAATCAAGAAAACGGAGGGGTAATAGACGTGTCTCTTTTTGAATCAAGTGAAGATCCTTATACGGAAAGAGATCGACTAGACGTGTATTTTTATGATGCGACTTCTCTTTTAAAAGGGAACCGTTTTTTTATTGACCATTCTTTTAAATTGAATAAAACAAATCCCAATAGTTTAATTATAAAGCATCAATTCAATCAGGAATATAAGTTTTTTGAGTTTACGCAGTCTACTGTGTCTGAAAGATTGGGAGATTCTTATACAAATGAGATCAATGATAAGACAAGGTATAATCATTTGTACAATAAATTAGGAGTAGGGTTCACAACTGAAAAATATGGAGATTTCATAGGCTTTGTGGACTATAACACGTATAATTATTACTACAATAGTGTGGTCTATGATGCTAATGAGAATATTTTAGTGCCTAATTCTTTAAATGATAAAATAGCTTCTTTTGGAGGGAATTATACTTATTTTCTTAACGGGATTAAGTTGAATTTGCTGTTTTCCAATTCCATAACTGATCAGTCAATTTCTAATATTGAAGCTTCTGCCCGGTATAATCTGAACGAAGATTATAGTTTTTATTTTAAATACCAAAAGCAAAACTCATTACCCAATCTGAATTATACATTGTTTCAAAGTGATTATGTAGATTATAATTGGTATAATAATTTTAAAAATGAAAAGCGGAATCATTTTGAGTTTGAAGCTCAAACAAAATGGTTGAATTTAGATGTTAATTATACTATTTTAAATGATTACCTATATTTTGATAATATAACTAATGATATTGCGACCTTAACAGTTAAACCTTTTCAATACGGGAATACGATTAATTACCTTTCGGTAAAAGCAAGCAAAGAGATAAAATTTTGGAAATTGGCTTTAGATAATACTGTACTGTATCAAAATGTATCACAAACAGATGCTATTATCAACGTTCCTGAAATTGTAACACGTCAGTCGCTCTATTTTTCAGGGCATGCCTTTAAGAAAGCAATGTTTATCCAAACAGGTTTTGTCTTTAATTATTTTACAGAGTATTATCAGAACGATTATAATCCGTTGATCGGAGAGTTTTATATCCAGCATGAGAAAAAGATAGGGAACTTCCCGCTTGTTGATTTTTTTATCAATGCTAAGGTTCGCCAAACCCGTATTTTTCTGAAAGCCGAACATTTCAATTCGGCATGGACAGGATATAATTATTTTTCTGCGCCGAATTATCCGTATAGAGACTTCTTAGTACGTTTCGGTTTAGTATGGAATTTCTTTAAATAA
- a CDS encoding transporter family protein — protein sequence MKKRILIYSFLLFVGNFSFASDKDTLSYENPFKKFERFFDDCDACGCSASGGSMGFSSMLNPNFIGVRYFYQSYQSSDKLYSNSPWYDENFNTVQIWTRIPLTKSIQLSALIPYHFHNKESAVGEQSISGMGDVTVLGFYSLLQTKSDSLVYQHRLQLGGGVKMPTGKFNETNNGSVNPSYQLGTGSWDYILATEYVVKRKALGLNVILNYTIKTENKKKYEFGNQFNYAGTLFYLFSTEKLTFVPQAGLAGEVYETNYQHNQRVRNTAGDILFGKLGFELGKDRFSFGANAMLPINQNLTGGRVEANYRWSVNLNYSL from the coding sequence ATGAAAAAAAGAATCTTAATATACAGTTTTCTTTTGTTTGTAGGTAATTTTTCATTTGCTTCAGACAAGGATACTTTAAGTTATGAAAATCCTTTTAAGAAATTTGAACGTTTTTTTGACGATTGCGATGCTTGTGGTTGTTCTGCGAGTGGCGGGAGTATGGGGTTTTCATCCATGTTGAATCCGAATTTTATAGGAGTGCGCTATTTTTACCAAAGCTATCAGAGCAGTGATAAGCTATATAGTAATTCGCCTTGGTATGATGAGAATTTCAATACGGTGCAAATTTGGACGAGAATTCCGTTGACTAAAAGTATTCAGCTTTCAGCTTTAATTCCTTATCATTTTCATAATAAGGAATCAGCCGTCGGTGAACAATCCATTTCCGGAATGGGTGATGTTACAGTATTAGGTTTTTATTCTTTGTTGCAAACAAAGAGTGATTCATTGGTTTACCAACATCGTTTACAATTGGGCGGAGGAGTAAAAATGCCTACCGGAAAGTTTAATGAAACAAACAATGGTAGTGTTAATCCGAGTTATCAGTTAGGAACCGGAAGTTGGGACTATATACTGGCAACAGAATATGTTGTTAAACGGAAAGCATTAGGTTTAAATGTTATTTTGAATTATACTATCAAAACGGAAAACAAGAAAAAATATGAGTTCGGTAACCAATTCAATTATGCAGGAACTTTATTTTATTTGTTTAGTACAGAAAAGTTAACATTTGTTCCTCAGGCCGGACTTGCCGGAGAAGTGTATGAAACGAATTATCAGCACAATCAGCGGGTGCGGAATACTGCCGGAGATATTTTGTTCGGGAAATTAGGTTTTGAATTGGGCAAAGATCGTTTTTCTTTCGGAGCGAATGCAATGTTGCCGATTAATCAAAATCTGACCGGGGGCAGGGTTGAAGCCAATTACCGATGGAGTGTCAATTTGAATTATAGTTTATAA
- a CDS encoding SusC/RagA family TonB-linked outer membrane protein, producing MRSKFKWIFTLLVALTMQFSFAQEKTVTGVVTDELGPVAGANVVVKGTSNGTTTDFDGNFSIKAKKGDVLEVSYVGMKEEVTVGDGNVYNVTLNAMQLEAVEVVGALGIKRKADEVTSSYQVVKNEEITQAANPNVVQALAAKVSGLQINTASNSVNSSTRIVINGTRSITGNNQALVVIDNAISTASVLQSLPPEIIESVNVIKGAQGSALYGEQGSNGVILVTTKKGSGVEDKITVTFNSAIDFQKVSYLPVRQTRYGQGWYGEHVAIENGSWGAETDGSMQPVGLPQADGTTFTAPYTGDSDNIKDFFKTGIIKQNGLTVSAGSLQNGYALLSINRQDREFVVDGDILKRTNVMFKGGKKVGKFTAEGSVQYYSQVQENTTAGLYSQLLQTATTIPVGMFENSGNNGHWNVYYRSPYWTRDNVRGKYVTDYVNAGASLKYEINKNINLTWAPNVQVTSSGSTTWTNAFTSEDDLYNDYSNRIVRSSFYDATGFSRRIYSDFMINLDYDLTEDLTLKANIGNNVQDYYSRTNTVGGSDLDVANAFYNYTNVLTPDLPTSGNLTNAYSRKRTFSFFANVDLGYKEYLNLNITGRNDWSSVLDPSNNSYFYPGAGLSFIPTKAFENIKGDILNYAKVYGSFTATGNSSAVSTYGVDEIGVVPSGFPYGDLSSYIANTSPTYKYIKPERNYTRDFGLSLGFFKDRLTLDGQYYYTETKDLITRATASSTSGLTSSLQNIGELHTTGFNIDLGYTPIKAKEEGDFEWTGKVNFSTYKTIIDKVSDGANEVNLATINDLAGVFAVEGEEFPTIKGIGYLRDDAGNVIVDATSGNPLYTSEFKKFGTSTPDFTIGFTNSFAYKGVKLTAVCDYRSGGVFYSGSMYQLAWTGNLIESAENGRAGGFIFPNSVYEDPNNPGQYIENTNVVTGGNSYATYQTYFSNDYAFNNAENNILDATAVKVREIALSYTLPSKLLKNSGISSVTMG from the coding sequence ATGAGATCAAAGTTTAAATGGATTTTTACGCTTTTAGTAGCGTTAACAATGCAGTTTTCATTTGCTCAGGAGAAAACTGTTACGGGTGTAGTTACTGACGAACTAGGTCCCGTTGCCGGTGCTAATGTTGTGGTAAAAGGCACTTCAAATGGTACAACCACGGATTTCGATGGTAACTTTTCAATCAAAGCTAAAAAAGGAGACGTTTTAGAAGTTTCTTATGTAGGTATGAAAGAAGAGGTTACTGTTGGAGATGGTAATGTTTATAATGTTACATTGAACGCTATGCAGCTTGAAGCTGTTGAGGTTGTCGGAGCGTTAGGTATTAAGCGTAAGGCAGATGAGGTTACTTCTTCTTATCAAGTGGTAAAAAATGAAGAAATTACTCAGGCGGCTAATCCTAATGTTGTGCAGGCTTTAGCGGCTAAGGTTTCTGGTTTACAGATTAATACTGCAAGTAACAGTGTTAACTCTTCTACTAGAATTGTAATTAATGGTACTCGTTCCATTACTGGTAACAACCAAGCTTTAGTTGTTATTGATAATGCGATTTCGACTGCGTCTGTTTTACAAAGCTTACCTCCTGAAATCATTGAATCTGTTAACGTAATTAAAGGGGCGCAAGGGTCTGCTTTATATGGTGAACAAGGATCAAACGGAGTTATTTTAGTGACTACTAAAAAAGGTAGCGGTGTTGAAGATAAAATAACTGTTACTTTTAATTCAGCAATAGATTTTCAAAAAGTTTCTTATTTGCCGGTAAGACAAACTCGTTACGGTCAAGGATGGTACGGTGAGCATGTGGCAATAGAGAATGGTTCTTGGGGTGCTGAAACTGACGGTTCAATGCAACCTGTAGGTTTACCGCAAGCTGATGGAACTACTTTTACTGCTCCATATACAGGAGATTCTGATAATATTAAAGATTTTTTCAAAACAGGTATTATCAAACAAAATGGTTTGACAGTTTCTGCAGGATCTTTACAAAACGGATATGCGTTATTGTCAATCAATAGACAAGATAGAGAGTTCGTTGTTGATGGGGATATCTTGAAACGTACAAATGTTATGTTTAAAGGTGGTAAAAAAGTAGGGAAGTTTACTGCTGAAGGAAGTGTTCAGTATTATTCTCAAGTTCAGGAGAATACTACAGCAGGTTTATATTCACAATTGTTACAAACAGCAACAACTATTCCGGTTGGTATGTTTGAAAACTCAGGAAATAATGGTCACTGGAATGTTTATTACAGAAGCCCTTATTGGACTAGAGATAATGTAAGAGGTAAATATGTTACAGATTATGTAAATGCCGGAGCGTCTTTGAAATATGAGATCAATAAGAATATTAATTTAACTTGGGCTCCTAACGTACAAGTTACATCTTCTGGATCAACTACATGGACAAACGCTTTTACAAGTGAAGATGATTTGTATAACGATTACTCAAACAGAATTGTTCGTTCTTCTTTTTATGATGCAACTGGATTTTCAAGAAGAATTTATTCTGACTTCATGATTAATCTTGATTATGATTTAACTGAAGATTTGACTTTAAAAGCAAATATCGGTAATAATGTTCAGGATTATTATTCAAGAACTAACACAGTTGGTGGGTCTGATTTAGACGTTGCAAATGCTTTCTATAATTATACTAACGTTTTAACGCCTGATTTACCTACAAGTGGTAATTTGACAAATGCATATTCAAGAAAAAGGACTTTTTCATTTTTTGCTAATGTTGATTTAGGTTATAAAGAGTATTTGAACTTAAATATTACAGGTAGAAATGACTGGTCATCAGTTCTTGATCCTAGCAATAATAGTTATTTCTATCCAGGTGCAGGTTTGTCATTCATTCCTACAAAAGCATTTGAAAATATAAAAGGAGATATTCTTAACTATGCTAAAGTATATGGAAGTTTTACTGCAACAGGTAACTCTTCAGCAGTTAGTACTTATGGTGTGGATGAAATTGGGGTTGTTCCTTCAGGATTCCCTTATGGTGATTTGTCTTCTTATATTGCAAATACGTCACCTACTTATAAATATATTAAACCGGAGAGAAACTATACAAGAGATTTTGGTTTAAGTTTAGGGTTCTTTAAGGATAGATTGACTTTAGATGGTCAATACTATTATACCGAGACTAAAGATTTGATTACTAGAGCAACAGCTTCTTCTACTTCTGGATTAACTAGTAGTTTACAAAATATCGGAGAGTTGCATACAACAGGTTTCAATATTGATTTAGGATATACTCCGATCAAAGCTAAAGAAGAAGGAGATTTTGAGTGGACTGGAAAAGTAAACTTCTCTACTTATAAGACAATTATTGATAAAGTGTCTGATGGGGCAAACGAAGTTAACTTAGCAACTATAAATGATTTGGCTGGTGTTTTCGCTGTTGAAGGTGAGGAATTTCCAACAATTAAAGGAATCGGATATTTAAGAGATGATGCAGGTAACGTGATTGTAGATGCTACATCAGGTAATCCGTTATATACATCTGAATTTAAAAAGTTTGGTACTTCTACTCCTGATTTTACAATTGGTTTCACTAATTCATTTGCTTACAAAGGAGTTAAATTAACTGCTGTTTGTGATTATAGAAGTGGAGGAGTATTCTACTCAGGATCTATGTATCAATTAGCATGGACAGGAAACTTAATCGAGTCTGCTGAAAATGGTAGAGCCGGTGGATTTATTTTCCCTAATTCTGTATATGAAGACCCTAATAATCCAGGTCAATATATTGAAAACACTAATGTTGTAACTGGTGGTAATTCATACGCAACATACCAAACTTATTTTAGTAATGACTATGCTTTTAACAATGCAGAAAATAATATCTTAGATGCTACTGCTGTTAAAGTAAGAGAGATTGCATTGAGTTATACATTACCTTCAAAATTGTTGAAAAACTCAGGTATTTCATCAGTGACTATGGGGTAA
- the lysS gene encoding lysine--tRNA ligase — MQLSEQEIIRREKLTKLRELGINPYPANLYPVNHTSKQIKDDFSEGKKVIIAGRLMSVRDQGKASFAELQDSEGRIQLYFNRDVICEGEDKTLYNTVFKKLTDLGDFIGIEGELFTTKVGAQAVRVTNFTFLSKTLRPLPLPKTDDQGHVFDAFTDAELRYRMRYVDLVVNPQVKDVFVKRAKLFNAMRTFFNEKGYMEVETPILQSIPGGAAARPFVTHHNSLNIPLYMRIANELYLKRLIVGGFDGVYEFSKNFRNEGMDRTHNPEFTAMEIYVAYKDYNWMMEFTENLLEYCALQVNGTTQATFGEHTVDFKAPYTRVTMTDAIKQFTGFDITGKSEDEIRAAAKSMGIDVDDTMGKGKLIDEIFGEKCEGNFIQPTFITDYPKEMSPLCKEHRDNPDLTERFELMVCGKEIANAYSELNDPIDQRERFEDQLKLSEKGDDEAMFIDQDFLRALEYGMPPTSGLGIGMDRLIMFLTNNQSIQEVLFFPQMKPEVKPLAISDEAKVIVDLLKAENNQALVQLKEKAGLSGKKWDAAMKELAKQNLTKVVVKGDAKTVVLN; from the coding sequence ATGCAACTTTCAGAACAAGAAATCATTAGAAGAGAGAAACTGACCAAGCTAAGAGAGCTCGGCATTAATCCGTATCCTGCCAATTTGTATCCTGTTAATCACACTTCGAAACAGATAAAGGATGATTTCTCTGAAGGTAAGAAGGTTATTATTGCCGGTCGCTTAATGAGTGTTCGCGATCAGGGAAAAGCTTCTTTTGCCGAATTACAAGACAGCGAAGGAAGAATTCAGTTGTATTTTAACCGTGATGTTATCTGTGAAGGCGAAGACAAAACGCTTTACAACACTGTTTTTAAAAAATTGACGGACCTAGGTGATTTTATCGGAATTGAGGGTGAATTATTCACTACCAAAGTGGGAGCCCAAGCCGTACGTGTAACTAATTTCACCTTTTTGAGCAAAACGCTTCGTCCGCTACCATTACCTAAAACAGACGATCAAGGTCATGTTTTTGACGCATTTACAGATGCTGAATTGCGCTACAGAATGCGCTATGTGGATTTAGTGGTCAATCCGCAAGTAAAAGATGTTTTTGTTAAAAGAGCCAAATTATTCAACGCCATGCGTACCTTCTTCAATGAAAAAGGATACATGGAAGTTGAAACACCTATATTACAATCAATCCCGGGAGGAGCAGCAGCCCGCCCGTTCGTTACACATCACAATTCACTAAATATTCCGCTATATATGCGTATTGCCAATGAATTGTACTTAAAACGACTGATCGTTGGTGGTTTTGACGGGGTTTATGAGTTTTCTAAAAATTTCCGTAACGAAGGAATGGACAGAACCCATAATCCGGAATTCACAGCTATGGAGATCTATGTTGCTTACAAAGACTACAACTGGATGATGGAATTCACGGAAAACCTGTTAGAGTATTGTGCTTTACAAGTAAACGGGACTACTCAGGCTACTTTCGGAGAGCACACTGTAGATTTTAAAGCTCCATACACCCGTGTTACTATGACCGATGCTATCAAACAATTCACAGGTTTTGATATCACAGGAAAGAGCGAAGATGAAATTCGGGCAGCAGCAAAATCAATGGGAATTGATGTAGATGACACTATGGGGAAAGGAAAATTGATCGATGAGATCTTTGGCGAAAAATGTGAAGGCAACTTCATTCAGCCAACTTTCATCACAGATTACCCGAAAGAAATGTCGCCTCTATGCAAAGAACACAGAGACAACCCGGATTTAACAGAGCGTTTTGAATTAATGGTTTGCGGAAAAGAAATTGCTAATGCTTATTCGGAATTGAACGACCCTATTGATCAAAGAGAGCGTTTTGAGGACCAATTAAAACTTTCTGAAAAAGGGGATGACGAAGCTATGTTCATCGATCAGGATTTCTTAAGAGCTTTAGAATACGGAATGCCCCCTACATCCGGTTTAGGAATCGGCATGGATCGCCTGATCATGTTTTTAACAAACAATCAATCCATTCAGGAAGTCTTATTCTTCCCGCAAATGAAACCTGAAGTAAAACCTTTGGCTATAAGTGATGAAGCTAAAGTTATTGTTGATCTTTTAAAAGCAGAGAACAATCAGGCTTTAGTACAATTAAAAGAAAAAGCCGGATTGAGTGGTAAAAAATGGGACGCTGCCATGAAAGAATTAGCAAAACAAAACCTGACTAAAGTTGTCGTTAAAGGTGATGCTAAAACAGTGGTCTTAAATTAA